In the Dolichospermum flos-aquae CCAP 1403/13F genome, TTTTAGTGAATATTCAGCATTTAAGTCTGGACAATTGCTAACAGGTGCTAATGCTGTGCAAATGTTGGAAGATAACACAACTGACATCATTAGAGAATTAGGTAATGATGGCATTAGCTATGTTTTAGCAAATCAAATTTCCAATCTGCCAGATGTGCGAGTATTAAAAGTACAAAACTACTTACCGAATGATTCTAAATATCCCTTTTCTCAGTCTTTTGTTTACGTTTATAAAGAAAATCCCAGTCCTAAAATTAGAGATTTTCTAGGCTTTATTTTAGCTAAACCAGGAGAAGAGTCAATAAAAGCTGCTAGAGAAACAGAAGCAATTGCTATTGCAGCCAGAACATTACAAACTATTTCTATATCTATGGCTACCACAGCCACTCCTGAAGTTTCTCAAACTCCATCTTTAACAACGATTCCCGAAACATTAGTTACACCCCCATCTATAAAAAATAAAGGGGAAACAGGGTTGATAAATCCTCTTGATAATCCTTCAATGATTACCAAGAATATGAGGTTTTTCTTACTACTACCTTTATTTTTTATTGTGGGATTAAGTAGTTTTTTACCCTTGTGGTTGAGAAGAAAAAATCGAGTTGCTTCCAGCGGCACTTCGCTATCCTCGAATCCGGAAACAGATTCCCTTCCAGAAACAGTTTTTACTCTGTCAGATTCAGAAGCATTCGCATCAATTCTCGCTAACAATGGTAATGGTAATGGCAATGGTGCAAATCACTACAAACAAGAAAACTCCCAAGAAATAACAGCAACTGGCAATATAGCTGTCATAGATATACCGCAGACAAGTTCCCCTCACAATCAAATAAACAAAATTTCTGAAATTGATCTGAATATAGATTATGATGAAGTAGTTTGGGATACGGAAGACCCTGTAATTGTTGTTAATAATCACTTTCCCCAAATCCCGAATATTCACCACCAACCAAATGATGCAGATATCTCCACAGATGAAGTCAGCAATTTTCTCTTAGAAGCACCAGAACTACCTGTAACTCAATCTAATCAAAATATTACATCCCTATCAGAATTACTTGGTATCACTTCGACACCAGTTAAGCCAGATATCAGCCTATCAGAACTCCTGAATACAACCCCTAAACCAGTCAACCAACCACCGCAAAATCAAGATTTACCATCAGAGTTAGGAGAGGCTTTAAACGCCATTAACAGTCCAATTGCACTCACACAACTGGAAATAGAAGAAGAGATATATCCTACTCTATTGCATCCCACAGCCACAAATGAAGACATAGCTATCGAGTTAGATGCAGAGATAGAAGCTTGGACTAATATTAATCCCATGACTGTGACTGGAAATACCAGAATTATCTTCACACCGCGCACTCCCAAATGGGCTTACCTGTCTTGGTATATTTCCGATAATCATCAACAAACATTACAGAATCAAGGACTCACCATTTTAGCAATTCGGGTCTATGATGTTACAAACCTTGATCTAAGCTATCAACGTCCTCAATTTGATGCACAATACGAATGTGAAGCCGCAACATCTAGTCGTTATGTGCCTATTCCCAGGGGTGAACGGGACTACATGACAGAAATTGGTTATGTGAATAATGATAATCAGTGGTTGTGTTTAGCGCGTTCTGGTACAGTCCGTATTTTCAGTCGTCCGAGTACGGATTTCTGGGTTGTCGTTGATGCAGAATTAATTCTTCATGGTGCAACAGAAGAAGGTGCAAATGTCACTATTGATGGTCAAAAAGTCAAAGTAAATCCTGATGGTACATTTAAGCTAACGATTCCCTTTGTAGATGATCTAGCTAGTTATCATATAACAGCAACTTCTGTCAATAGAGAACATACCAAAGCTATTGATAAGAAGTTTTTTCAGGAATAAAAAGAGAGTTAAAAGGTAGGTTGGGTTGTTCGCGTTAGCGTTGCGGAGCAATGGCTTTGCGAAACCCAACAAAACCAATTATTTCTAATGTTCAAATGTTGGGTTTTCAATTAAGTAGGTGAACACAATAAAACCAAATTGTGTAAAGAAATGTAAAATCGCTGAAAACTTCTTTACTCTTGCCTCTTGCCTCTTGCCTCTTTACTCTTTACTCTTTACTCTTTACTCTTTACTCTTGCCTCTTGCCTCTTGCCTCTTGCTATGACGACAATTTTCAACGCCAACCTACTTATTTCTGATGTTCAAATGTTGGGTTTCCTTACGTCAACCCAACCTACGAAATGAGATTATTTACCAATCATGGCAACAATAATAGATAGAGGAACATGAGAAAAATAATCTCTTT is a window encoding:
- a CDS encoding substrate-binding domain-containing protein, translating into MWQQQKKDRVIIKLALLMAITTSPVGANLLISLPVRAESESNTPAFALPKKVENGTVIKIDGSLNSIIVNQSLKENFEKQFSGTQVEIGVNGNGYAIKSVLDGNVDLASLGRRLTPEEKAQGLKQVLVRREKIAIIVGMNNLFSDSLTIEQFAKIFRGEIADWSEIGKGKGKIRFIDRPLNSDTRSSFSEYSAFKSGQLLTGANAVQMLEDNTTDIIRELGNDGISYVLANQISNLPDVRVLKVQNYLPNDSKYPFSQSFVYVYKENPSPKIRDFLGFILAKPGEESIKAARETEAIAIAARTLQTISISMATTATPEVSQTPSLTTIPETLVTPPSIKNKGETGLINPLDNPSMITKNMRFFLLLPLFFIVGLSSFLPLWLRRKNRVASSGTSLSSNPETDSLPETVFTLSDSEAFASILANNGNGNGNGANHYKQENSQEITATGNIAVIDIPQTSSPHNQINKISEIDLNIDYDEVVWDTEDPVIVVNNHFPQIPNIHHQPNDADISTDEVSNFLLEAPELPVTQSNQNITSLSELLGITSTPVKPDISLSELLNTTPKPVNQPPQNQDLPSELGEALNAINSPIALTQLEIEEEIYPTLLHPTATNEDIAIELDAEIEAWTNINPMTVTGNTRIIFTPRTPKWAYLSWYISDNHQQTLQNQGLTILAIRVYDVTNLDLSYQRPQFDAQYECEAATSSRYVPIPRGERDYMTEIGYVNNDNQWLCLARSGTVRIFSRPSTDFWVVVDAELILHGATEEGANVTIDGQKVKVNPDGTFKLTIPFVDDLASYHITATSVNREHTKAIDKKFFQE